Sequence from the Primulina huaijiensis isolate GDHJ02 unplaced genomic scaffold, ASM1229523v2 scaffold37775, whole genome shotgun sequence genome:
GAGAGAAAGACGTCGGTGTTGATGCGCCCTCTCCTTCTCCCCACGACGCTTCCCTCTCCTTCAATGGTCCAACACCGAGGCGGCGGCGTGACTCATTGGACTTCGATGGTGCAGCCGCTGAAAGTTGCCTTCAAAGGCGTCGGTGGCGACGGAAGCATTGGGACAGACTCTTCGAGCGAGGAGCTGAACTTTAACTCCTTCATGGCGCCGGCATCGCTGCATTCCGCGAAGAAGAAGGGGCAACGTACTAAATTCACGGCGGAGCAGAAGGAGAAAATGCTTGGATTTGCGGAGAAGCTGGGGTGGAGGATTCCTAGAGAAAATGATACGGAAGTGCAGCAATTTTGCGGTGAGGTCGGGGTTAGGAGACATGTTTTCAAAGTGTGGATGCACAACAACAAGATTTCTTCCAAGAAAACTTCTCAACAGGTTGATGAACAAATTAAGATTGTTTACTCTTAATCTTATCCATCGAGATTAAGATTAAATTCTAGTAGTGCATTAAAGCTTGTGTGTTTGCAGAGGGAGCAAGAATCTCACATGGTTTTGTGCAATCTATTTGCAGCATTCTacgttataaaaaaattaaaactcgcaaagaaaaacatattttaaatcaaaagcATTCTATCTTTTGGtcataatttatattttggCATTTCAAAAAATGTTGTATTGATCAAAATCTAAAATACAAAATAGATagaattaaaaaatcaatttgattattttatcttatCTTCTGTCATTataattatttgagcaagtTCGAATCTTTAATTATACAAGGTGTTTCTCCAAAGTTATAATGAAATGTCACAGAGTAAGGAATTTTTCCCCAAATACTACATATATAAATTATCGGAACAAGTTAACATAATTCCAAAAGCATATAATTTACCTAAGCCAAGTCGCTGCAActtctttaattattttaaaatcttaatttagtacggaagaaagaaaaaaaaaaccgagTTGAAATCTGGCTTTAAAAGTCTCACCCGTATAATAGTAGGTCACAAATtccattccaaaaaaaaaaaaaaaccgagtTATGGATTAGTTGTCCACACGTAGCATGTGGTGGGATCGCATCGAATCGATAAATCTCGAGTtacaatacaaaaaaataaggatgaaatatttttatttaaccaataTAAACTGGAAGAGCTATTGAATACTATATGAACAAGAAAATGTGtttcatattcaaaatgtaAAAAAAGAGTACTTTTTTTACcctttataatatatatgttttatatccaagtaattttctaaatttcataatatctatatttatatctaTGAATATATAAAGAGAGGGTTTGtgctatttttaaaaactttttaccaaaatatttactattaatgaaaatatttattagtattaatataatcatatataacattaaatatttgaaaataaatacttgattaaatgtgaagtttttcaattttttaaaaattgaaatttgaatttgatgtcttttaaaaatataaactagACTTAAGTGTCTATATTAGttatatcatttatttaattttgattataattttgagttttatgttactttttttatatttaattctcTTTACTTtctatcatattaaataaaatataatatttttttataatattatgttttcaaacttttttaaaaagtgTCGTAAATTTTGGCCTATTAATTGCCTGTAagttgttattttattattatgtatcttaattaaaacttcaatataaattatttttaacatgttatcaaaaataattgaaatttgttatcaaaatttattttatttaataaatgacaaaaattttgactttttgaaaattatttatttattatttaaaattttaatagacagaataaaataaaatttatagattttttattttttttattagaaataactatactcaatcaaaatatagaaatcaatttaacaattaaatattattattttatttaaacattatttcaaattatataaacatttttggtacgataaaattttataataatatttacaatttttacatagttatcatattatattatattaataaattttcaaactctaatatttaataattttaatccttaattacataaaataagaagaaaatactagtttgttaaaaataagaaaaatatgtaaCTTTTGAGGTAGAGTAGTTTGCTTTGGGGGCAAAAGGCAAAAGAGACTTTTCCAACTGGACGAAAACGTCAGCACTTGAAGAGCAGGGTTTAGCTATTTGTGGTGGGGTTTTATAACTATTGTTTCCGTGAAATGAGGCTCTGGATCTCTGGTGAGAGCTTCTTCTTGTTCTTAAAAGATGAAATTAATCTGTagtttaatgcataattttgtATGTGCTCTGTTGGCATTGTCTCAAATGTCTGATAGACGTGTGTGGTgatttttcttttggattttgtgCGTTTTTAGCATTTCGTTTTCTATTCATCAATTtgtatttttagaaattttgttGCTTAACTCACGAATGTTTGTTAATTATTTTGCGAATTCACTGAAATCTTGGAATCTTGTCCTCCATATGTTTTCTTTTTCGTTTTATGTTTTGGTCTATTTTAAATGCAGGAAATTTGATGTCTTGACCTCTCTATTTGATTTCCCAAGTGGTAACAGCTGTTCAAGATCGGTTTTGGTTTTGTCTATTGTGGGATTTTCTATTTATTGTAATCTTTTCTGTTGTGGCTTGGATTGGTGCCATAGATCCACATCAGTGCTTCCTTTTGAGGGCAGTgataaaaatagaaatgaatTTTAGGCTCTTCCTATTTAAGCGAACAATCATTAGCCTATCAAAACTCAATGGTAGAGTTTTGTCTTCATGCTCTGGTGGATACAGATCTATGGTTACTTCTATTGTGTCCACGCCTACATTGATCAGTTCACCTGGAGTTTTTGTTGCCTCATCTTCCATTCGGGTCACTCAATACCTGAAATTTGATCTAAATCATGGTAGACACATTCACACAGCCCAACAAGATAATTTGAATGCGTCGTTCAGTCATCCGGATAGTGAGTCTGAAAATGATGCATCCATGAACGAGTTCTTGTCTAGATTTTCTTGGTCGATGCGTCAAAAGGTCAATGAAGTTTATCCTGATTGTGACAAGAAGACAGTTGATGGGatgatattgattattattGAGAAGGTTGTAACAGAGATGGAGAATGGTGGTCTTGAGCAAATGATTGGGGTTACTGCATCCACATCCTCACCGGACTTTAGCGAGGATTTGTGGAGAACAGTGTGGGAGGTTAGCAATGCAGTTCTGCAAGACATggtgaaagaaaagaaaaaggaaaagatgAAGGTTTTTCTTCAGTCAGAGGAAGTTAAGGAGATGTATAGGTTTGCTGGTGAAGTGGGTGTTCGGGGAGATATGCTGAGAGAGCTTCGGTTTAAATGGGCCCGCGAAAGGATGGAAGAAAGTGAGTTCTATCAGAGGTTGGAGTGCCTTCGGGAAGAGCATCCTCAAATAGAATCCCATGAAGAACATAATTTGgtcaaagaaaatattgatggaAAGGAAGGGGTGGGATATGCCAAAGACGTGGCTGAAGATAAAATGAAAACTGTCGCTCTTCCCAAAAGGCATGGCAAGATAAAGTACAAGATTTATGGACTTGATTTATCTGACCCAAAGTGGTTTGAGGTGGCTGATAAAGTTCATGAGAGTGGCAAAGTTATGTGGCCACAAGAGCCAAAACAAATATTTGGAAAGTGCAAATTACTTACTGATAGGATTCTTTCACTACAAGAGGAGGAGGATCCTTCTCCTCTTTTAAGTGAATGGGTTGGCCTTCTCCAGCCTT
This genomic interval carries:
- the LOC140968793 gene encoding zinc-finger homeodomain protein 2-like; the protein is MASSGEENGVRIQSSSVHYNMNYSLQNPMIPQGKTRISDPSSGGSKARPRTLQVTSYHECLKNHAANTGGNVTDGCGEFMPSGEEGTLEALKCAACSCHRNFHRKHNHGERKTSVLMRPLLLPTTLPSPSMVQHRGGGVTHWTSMVQPLKVAFKGVGGDGSIGTDSSSEELNFNSFMAPASLHSAKKKGQRTKFTAEQKEKMLGFAEKLGWRIPRENDTEVQQFCGEVGVRRHVFKVWMHNNKISSKKTSQQVDEQIKIVYS